In Streptomyces sp. 71268, the DNA window GAGCGACCCCGACTGGCAGCGCACGGTGGACCGGGCGCTGCGCGGCGAGTGCGCCTCGCTGGCGGAGGTACGGGCCCACCTGGTGGCCACGGCCGACCCGGCCTGGCTGCTCAAGGAGCGGGTCGCCGAGGACCTGTTCGCCTACCTCGTGGTCGAGCGCGCGCTGCTGCCCGACGGCTGGGTGGCGGAGCTGACCGACTGGGCCGACCAGCGCGGCTGGGGCGTCTCGCTCCAGGGCCGCAAGCTGTACGTGGTGCCGCGCCCGCTGACCAAGAGCGCCGCCGTCGCCGAGGTGGCGCGGCGCACCGGGGCGCGGCGGGTCCTCGCCGCCGGTGACGCCCTCCTGGACGCGGACCTGCTGCTCGCCGCCGACCAGGGCTGGCGCCCGGGCCACGGCGAGTTGGCGGCCGTGGGCTGGTCGGCGCCGCACGTCACCGCCCTCGCCGAGCGCGGGGTCGCCGCCGGTGAGGAGATCCTGCGCCAGTTCCGCAAGGCGGCGGCCGACGGCGCCTGACCGGGCCGGCCACGCGGCCCGCCCGGTCAGGCACCCCGGCCGCCCCTCAGCCGCGCCGCTTGCCGCGCCCCGGCCGGGCCAGCCGCAGGGTGACGAAGGCGAGGACGGCCAGCACGGCGGCGGCGAGCACGCCCTTGGAGTAGACCGAGACGTAGTCGGACACGTCCTCCCAGTTCTCGCCCAGGGCGTAGCCGGCCAGCACGAACGCCGTGTTCCACAGCAGGCTGCCGAGGGTGGTCAGGAGCGTGAAGACGGGCAGCGGCATCCGCTCGACGCCGGCGGGCAGGGAGATGAGGCTGCGGAAGATGGGGATCATGCGGCCGAAGAAGACCGCCTTGGTGCCGTGCCGGACGAACCAGCGCTCGGTCTTGTCGATGTCGGCCGGCTTGACCAGCGGCAGCCGCCCGGCCAGCGCGATCACCCGGTCCCGGCCGAGCAACGCGCCCACCCAGTACAGCGCGAGCGCGCCCACCACGGAGCCGGCGGTGGTCCACACCAGCGCGGCCAGCAGGTTCATGTCGCCCTGGCTGGCCGAGAAGCCGGCGAGCGGCAGGATCACCTCGCTCGGCA includes these proteins:
- a CDS encoding HAD family hydrolase codes for the protein MPDARAPRLLCVEVYQAKPLSYLTETAAGLLTELASATTFVPATTRTREQFGRIRLPGPPPRYAVCANGGHLLVDGESDPDWQRTVDRALRGECASLAEVRAHLVATADPAWLLKERVAEDLFAYLVVERALLPDGWVAELTDWADQRGWGVSLQGRKLYVVPRPLTKSAAVAEVARRTGARRVLAAGDALLDADLLLAADQGWRPGHGELAAVGWSAPHVTALAERGVAAGEEILRQFRKAAADGA
- a CDS encoding DedA family protein gives rise to the protein MTDRITDWATGLMDTLGAPGAGLAIALENLFPPLPSEVILPLAGFSASQGDMNLLAALVWTTAGSVVGALALYWVGALLGRDRVIALAGRLPLVKPADIDKTERWFVRHGTKAVFFGRMIPIFRSLISLPAGVERMPLPVFTLLTTLGSLLWNTAFVLAGYALGENWEDVSDYVSVYSKGVLAAAVLAVLAFVTLRLARPGRGKRRG